A single window of Granulicella mallensis MP5ACTX8 DNA harbors:
- a CDS encoding SDR family NAD(P)-dependent oxidoreductase yields the protein MDLRLDNQVVFVAGSSRGIGRAIAAALLEEGARVVLTGRDETSLRSTQIELTTPINQDRILAIRGDFADAATISRALERTVHHFGRIDHLIANLGTGSGKPGWDQPEEEWERLFELNFFASTRLTQAVLPDLLSNSNGGSILYISSIVAIEATPAPLPYSAAKAALVNYSKNLARQLGSKKIRVNTIAPGNIYFPGGSWERHLNNRRESVEAMLHNEVPQQRFGTPEEIASLAVYLCSPQAAFATGSCYVMDGGQTRSL from the coding sequence ATGGATCTTCGTCTCGACAACCAGGTCGTCTTCGTCGCCGGCTCCTCCCGCGGAATCGGCCGTGCCATCGCTGCCGCGCTGCTAGAGGAAGGTGCGCGAGTCGTGCTCACCGGCCGCGACGAGACCTCCCTGCGCAGCACGCAGATCGAACTCACCACACCGATCAACCAGGACCGCATCCTTGCCATTCGCGGCGACTTCGCCGATGCCGCCACGATCTCCCGCGCGCTGGAGCGCACCGTCCATCACTTCGGCCGCATCGACCACCTCATCGCCAACCTCGGCACCGGCAGCGGCAAGCCCGGCTGGGACCAGCCCGAGGAAGAGTGGGAGCGCCTCTTCGAGCTGAACTTCTTCGCCTCGACCCGCCTGACCCAGGCCGTTCTCCCGGATCTGCTCTCCAACTCCAACGGCGGCAGCATTCTCTACATCTCTTCCATCGTGGCTATCGAAGCCACCCCCGCCCCGCTGCCCTACTCCGCCGCCAAGGCCGCGCTGGTGAACTACTCCAAGAACCTCGCGCGCCAGCTCGGTTCGAAGAAGATCAGGGTCAACACCATCGCTCCCGGCAACATCTACTTCCCCGGCGGCTCGTGGGAGCGCCACCTGAATAACCGTCGCGAGTCCGTCGAGGCCATGCTGCACAACGAAGTCCCACAGCAGCGCTTCGGCACCCCGGAAGAGATTGCCTCGCTGGCGGTCTACCTATGCTCACCACAGGCCGCCTTCGCCACCGGCTCCTGCTACGTCATGGACGGCGGCCAGACACGCAGCCTGTAG